One segment of Desulfosudis oleivorans Hxd3 DNA contains the following:
- a CDS encoding metallophosphoesterase family protein, whose product MRIYAVADIHGRSHRFDMIRRRVADLNADLLVVAGDVAGWFSANRSMEELSRMPVPVLAVRGNSDGRRMEQTVFHRKNISWLHLNRMNVEGLVFSGISGTFLLPFDSRLCLAEQRMVAGVGNQFTGVSVLVAHPPPRGVLDRVFGRWHAGSAGLRQIITENRIPLVICGHLHEMPGVARLEETLVVNCSIGGKGQGALIQYEPGMSPQVEMLPV is encoded by the coding sequence ATGCGTATTTACGCTGTTGCCGACATACACGGCAGGTCCCACCGGTTTGACATGATCCGTCGCCGGGTGGCGGACCTCAACGCCGACCTGCTGGTGGTGGCCGGTGATGTGGCCGGCTGGTTTTCCGCAAACCGTTCCATGGAAGAACTTTCCCGCATGCCGGTGCCAGTGCTGGCTGTGCGGGGCAACAGCGACGGCCGACGAATGGAACAGACCGTTTTTCACCGGAAAAATATCTCCTGGCTTCACCTCAACCGGATGAACGTGGAAGGCCTTGTTTTTTCCGGGATCAGCGGCACCTTTCTGCTTCCTTTTGACTCCCGGCTCTGCCTGGCGGAACAGCGGATGGTTGCCGGGGTCGGCAATCAGTTTACAGGCGTATCGGTACTGGTGGCCCATCCGCCGCCCAGGGGTGTGCTGGACCGGGTGTTCGGCCGGTGGCATGCGGGCTCGGCGGGGTTACGGCAGATTATTACAGAGAACCGGATTCCGCTGGTGATTTGCGGCCATCTTCACGAGATGCCGGGTGTGGCCCGGCTGGAAGAGACCCTGGTGGTCAATTGCAGTATCGGCGGAAAAGGGCAGGGGGCATTGATTCAATATGAGCCGGGCATGTCCCCGCAGGTGGAGATGCTGCCGGTATGA
- a CDS encoding MotA/TolQ/ExbB proton channel family protein: MNMVMDHLFRVGEYLAGGGPVMVPLLAVSFVLWLLIAHKSLVLRRLNATGISRRQAGELITAGRTPPAKCAGINAVLVRHFLARRTGSAAVDGYILDEIVLHLVFSLNRHLSVIAVLAAIAPLLGLLGTVTGMVATFDALTLFGTGNARALAGGISEALITTQAGLLVAIPGFYMSGFLARRTALLKQRAAALGMYMKRFL, translated from the coding sequence ATGAACATGGTGATGGACCACCTGTTCCGCGTGGGCGAATACCTGGCCGGCGGCGGGCCGGTCATGGTGCCGCTGCTGGCGGTTTCCTTTGTGCTGTGGCTGCTGATCGCGCACAAAAGCCTGGTGCTGCGCCGGCTGAACGCCACCGGCATCTCCCGCCGGCAGGCCGGGGAGCTGATCACCGCCGGCAGAACCCCACCCGCGAAGTGTGCCGGTATCAATGCCGTGCTGGTCCGTCATTTTCTGGCCCGGCGCACCGGAAGCGCGGCTGTGGACGGGTACATCCTGGACGAAATCGTTCTGCACCTGGTGTTTTCTCTGAACCGCCACCTGTCGGTCATTGCCGTGCTGGCGGCCATTGCGCCGCTGCTGGGCCTGCTGGGCACGGTCACCGGCATGGTGGCCACCTTTGACGCGCTGACCCTTTTCGGCACCGGTAATGCCCGGGCCCTGGCCGGTGGTATTTCCGAGGCCCTGATCACCACACAGGCCGGTCTGCTGGTGGCCATTCCCGGCTTTTACATGAGCGGGTTCCTGGCCCGGCGCACCGCCCTTCTCAAACAGCGGGCCGCGGCTCTGGGCATGTATATGAAACGTTTTTTGTAA
- a CDS encoding DUF3450 family protein, whose translation MKHRKTRRMKTLWVVLVWLACCAAWPQAWAGNEEGELRLLLKETCGRVESFVQTDLPFLIDERQERLDRVRQMVTDEDVPFSDALDRLMETLFAEVEYGNTVDVYRETIMIDDRKAVVDVLRLGRAALFYQTLDGTQAGRYSRERAGWEPLDGRWRRGVSAAMEMALKRRPVELLCLPMGRPVENRPSAEGSPSVTAPEDTETQVVPVAAKDMDAVAGQIRRYAQEARVVINNSPQSGTEKNRGAFLERLAGMESIPSLSDLEAMVDLLMDEAVKSGRVRRVKGTIIDPAGREKAADLLMAGNLTTLYHTADDTGYALYSETGNRFFALSRSAGWRVDRVNRQYISGNRDAFYMDITQGAALREMVHRPGLAGQIAKGGPIVWPILAILVMGLTIIIERAVYLWKRTCDAETFMAHVGRCIAGGQWDACRLACEKNQKQSVPRVIGTAVAFGQMDRESMENALQEAILNEVPRLERFLSTLGLLAAIAPLLGLLGTVTGMIQTFHVITYYGTGDARMLSGGISEALVTTMLGLCVAIPLMLGHTLLTRKVETLIGQMEEKAVAFVNMIFKSRTIAP comes from the coding sequence ATGAAGCACCGAAAAACGCGCCGAATGAAAACGCTGTGGGTTGTTCTGGTATGGCTGGCCTGTTGCGCGGCATGGCCGCAAGCCTGGGCCGGGAATGAAGAAGGTGAGCTTCGACTGTTATTAAAAGAGACCTGTGGCCGTGTTGAGTCCTTTGTGCAAACCGACCTGCCGTTTTTGATCGACGAGCGACAGGAACGGCTGGACCGGGTACGGCAGATGGTGACGGATGAAGATGTTCCCTTCTCAGACGCCCTTGACCGGCTGATGGAGACACTCTTTGCGGAGGTCGAATACGGTAACACCGTTGATGTTTACCGGGAAACCATCATGATCGATGATCGCAAAGCGGTGGTAGACGTGCTGCGGCTGGGCCGGGCGGCCCTTTTTTACCAGACCCTGGACGGGACGCAGGCCGGTCGTTACAGCAGGGAGCGGGCCGGGTGGGAGCCGCTGGATGGCCGGTGGCGGCGCGGCGTGAGTGCGGCCATGGAGATGGCCCTTAAAAGACGGCCCGTGGAACTGCTTTGCCTGCCCATGGGACGGCCTGTAGAAAACCGGCCGTCGGCGGAAGGTTCCCCTTCTGTAACCGCACCAGAGGACACTGAAACTCAAGTTGTGCCGGTTGCCGCCAAAGACATGGATGCCGTGGCCGGGCAGATCCGCCGGTATGCCCAGGAAGCACGGGTGGTGATTAACAACAGCCCCCAGAGCGGCACAGAGAAAAACCGGGGCGCTTTTCTGGAACGCCTGGCCGGCATGGAGAGCATCCCTTCTTTGTCAGACCTGGAGGCCATGGTTGACCTGCTGATGGACGAGGCCGTCAAATCCGGCCGGGTCCGCCGGGTCAAGGGGACGATCATCGACCCGGCAGGCCGGGAAAAGGCAGCAGACCTGCTGATGGCCGGCAACCTCACCACGCTTTACCATACAGCGGATGACACCGGTTATGCCCTGTATTCAGAAACCGGGAACCGGTTTTTTGCCCTTTCCAGGTCTGCCGGCTGGCGGGTGGATCGTGTCAACCGGCAGTATATTTCCGGCAACAGAGACGCTTTTTACATGGACATCACCCAGGGCGCGGCCCTGCGGGAAATGGTCCATCGGCCGGGCCTGGCCGGCCAGATTGCAAAGGGCGGCCCCATTGTGTGGCCGATTCTCGCCATCCTGGTGATGGGCCTTACCATCATCATTGAAAGGGCCGTCTACCTGTGGAAGCGGACCTGTGACGCGGAAACCTTCATGGCCCATGTGGGCCGCTGCATTGCCGGCGGCCAGTGGGACGCCTGCCGGCTGGCCTGCGAAAAAAACCAAAAACAGTCGGTGCCCCGGGTGATCGGCACGGCCGTGGCTTTTGGACAAATGGACCGGGAGTCCATGGAAAACGCCCTTCAGGAGGCGATCTTAAACGAAGTCCCCCGGCTGGAGCGGTTTTTGTCCACCCTGGGCCTGCTGGCGGCCATTGCGCCGCTGCTGGGCCTGCTGGGCACGGTCACGGGCATGATCCAGACGTTTCACGTGATCACCTATTACGGTACCGGCGATGCCCGCATGCTGTCCGGCGGTATTTCCGAGGCCCTGGTGACCACCATGCTGGGCCTGTGCGTGGCCATTCCGTTAATGCTGGGACACACCCTGCTCACCCGGAAGGTGGAGACCCTGATCGGCCAGATGGAGGAAAAGGCCGTGGCTTTTGTCAACATGATATTCAAGTCCCGGACCATTGCCCCATGA
- the sppA gene encoding signal peptide peptidase SppA: MKSFSTVTGKTPALLIAFLIAGILSMVLPGCSLPGLKLPADATDPLREFVLEGSGPQKIAMVSVNGAITDKPTRDFMSRNHPGMLDEFVAQLALAKEDPSIKALVLKVNSPGGTITASDIMYKELMDFKQQTGKPVVAALMDVAASGGYYISLPADHILAHPTTLTGSVGVIFVTPRVSGLMDKLGLDMKIRKSGKHKDMGSPFRDTTAEEDALFDGIIDDMAGRFAGLVEKHRADQKPDMEKIKTARIFTADDALSAGLVDQVGYLEDALAQAKKMAGLPDNAAVVTYRRTYYPNDTIYNTLVTQYGAHSGALVNIDLLESMPALKPGLYYLWWPGAGNSVQP; the protein is encoded by the coding sequence ATGAAATCCTTTTCAACCGTTACCGGAAAGACCCCTGCCCTTCTTATCGCATTTCTTATCGCGGGAATTTTGTCCATGGTGTTGCCGGGATGCAGCCTGCCCGGCCTCAAACTGCCGGCCGATGCCACTGACCCGCTGCGGGAGTTCGTACTGGAGGGCTCAGGCCCCCAGAAAATCGCCATGGTTTCAGTCAACGGCGCCATTACAGATAAGCCCACCAGGGATTTCATGTCCCGCAACCATCCGGGCATGCTGGACGAATTCGTGGCCCAGCTGGCACTGGCAAAAGAGGACCCATCCATCAAAGCCCTGGTGCTGAAGGTCAATTCGCCGGGCGGCACCATCACGGCCAGCGACATCATGTACAAGGAGTTGATGGATTTCAAACAGCAGACCGGCAAACCCGTTGTGGCGGCCCTGATGGATGTGGCAGCCTCCGGCGGTTATTACATCTCCCTGCCGGCGGACCACATCCTGGCCCATCCCACCACGCTTACCGGGTCAGTGGGCGTGATTTTTGTCACGCCACGGGTCAGCGGTTTGATGGACAAGCTGGGGCTGGACATGAAAATCCGCAAATCGGGCAAGCACAAGGACATGGGCTCCCCTTTCCGGGATACCACGGCGGAGGAGGACGCTCTGTTTGACGGTATCATCGACGACATGGCCGGGCGGTTTGCCGGGCTGGTGGAGAAGCACCGGGCCGATCAGAAGCCAGACATGGAAAAAATCAAAACAGCCCGCATCTTTACGGCTGACGACGCCCTTTCCGCCGGCCTGGTTGACCAGGTCGGCTATCTTGAAGACGCCCTGGCCCAGGCAAAAAAGATGGCCGGGCTGCCGGACAACGCGGCCGTGGTGACCTATCGCCGGACCTACTATCCCAACGACACCATCTACAATACCCTGGTGACACAATACGGGGCCCATTCCGGGGCACTGGTCAACATTGATCTGCTGGAGAGCATGCCCGCGCTTAAGCCGGGCCTGTACTACCTGTGGTGGCCCGGCGCCGGGAACAGCGTGCAGCCCTGA
- a CDS encoding thymidylate synthase, with translation MHMHRVEARDLPDLWFQAVYDILDHGRRFTIDRGSFAGQTRLEYDYFTGYVKFPGTPPILPDIPASCGIPNPVEEAYVYGGDGYDRAYIEYLMTPRKEPGESYTYGERLTRAPLYGDKLAWWHENASEIVDRREPDGKIVFEEDGRLYINQIEWVIDTYKRFGARNNQMVLQVAEPSDLALLDPPCLRSIDTRIQDDQLIFFVYFRSWDLWGGLPANLAGIQNLKEYMAGEIGVADGPMIVESKGLHLYGYAEDLAKLRCLKT, from the coding sequence ATGCATATGCACAGGGTAGAGGCCAGGGATCTGCCGGATCTCTGGTTTCAGGCGGTTTACGATATTCTGGACCATGGTCGGCGGTTTACCATCGACCGGGGCTCTTTTGCCGGCCAGACCCGGCTGGAGTACGACTATTTTACCGGATATGTGAAGTTTCCCGGCACACCCCCCATTCTGCCTGATATTCCGGCCTCCTGCGGCATTCCCAATCCCGTGGAGGAGGCCTATGTTTACGGCGGTGACGGTTATGACCGTGCCTACATCGAATACCTGATGACCCCCCGAAAAGAGCCGGGGGAGTCCTACACCTACGGCGAGCGGCTGACCCGGGCCCCACTTTACGGCGACAAGCTGGCATGGTGGCACGAAAATGCTTCGGAAATCGTGGACCGGCGGGAGCCGGACGGCAAAATCGTGTTTGAGGAGGACGGCCGGCTTTACATCAACCAGATTGAATGGGTCATTGACACCTATAAACGGTTCGGCGCCCGGAACAACCAGATGGTGCTTCAGGTGGCCGAACCCTCGGACCTGGCCCTGCTGGACCCGCCCTGCCTCCGTTCCATCGACACCCGGATCCAGGACGACCAGTTGATTTTCTTTGTTTATTTCCGTTCCTGGGACCTGTGGGGCGGGCTTCCCGCCAACCTGGCGGGCATTCAGAATTTAAAAGAGTACATGGCCGGTGAGATCGGCGTGGCCGACGGCCCCATGATCGTGGAGAGCAAGGGGCTGCACCTGTATGGATATGCCGAGGATCTGGCCAAATTGAGATGTCTCAAAACATAA
- a CDS encoding energy transducer TonB: MKATPVIHAGNFQKGRDWAAAAGLALLINLLLFAALPAVKLPPAPAAEPYRQPGPVTVTRLRPSRPLPAPAPLVKPSVPEKKPEATAPARSVPAVKKVPAVSPEPVETTRPDSGAETTPEAPPVPAGPQVFDAMDLDSPLVPVFRKPPVYPAHAKRRNIQGWVTVSFLVDAKGRVTDVTVTESDPESIFDDSVIQCVSGWRFKPGTIAGRPVVTKVTTTIRFELKADE, from the coding sequence ATGAAAGCCACCCCTGTGATTCATGCCGGGAATTTTCAGAAAGGCCGGGATTGGGCCGCTGCCGCCGGCCTTGCGCTGCTGATCAACCTGCTGCTGTTTGCGGCCCTGCCGGCGGTGAAACTGCCGCCGGCGCCGGCTGCAGAACCTTACCGTCAGCCCGGTCCGGTCACGGTCACCCGGCTGCGCCCCTCCCGCCCCCTCCCGGCACCGGCCCCTTTGGTAAAGCCTTCAGTGCCTGAAAAAAAACCGGAAGCTACGGCGCCCGCCAGGTCCGTTCCTGCCGTGAAAAAAGTTCCTGCCGTGTCACCGGAACCGGTTGAAACGACCCGGCCGGATTCCGGCGCTGAAACCACACCTGAAGCCCCGCCGGTGCCTGCCGGGCCACAGGTGTTTGATGCCATGGACCTGGACAGCCCTCTTGTGCCTGTATTCCGAAAGCCCCCGGTTTATCCGGCCCATGCCAAACGGCGGAACATCCAGGGGTGGGTGACGGTCTCCTTTCTGGTGGACGCAAAAGGCCGGGTAACGGATGTGACTGTGACAGAATCCGATCCTGAATCGATTTTTGACGACAGCGTGATTCAGTGCGTGAGTGGATGGCGGTTTAAACCCGGCACCATTGCCGGCCGGCCGGTGGTCACAAAGGTCACCACCACCATCCGGTTTGAGCTGAAAGCAGACGAATGA
- a CDS encoding ExbD/TolR family protein: MLNISAARRAGKRGVELNMAPLIDMIFILLIFFLVTTSFVQETGLDIDKPSAATAVVRESADLVIGITRENRIFMGRREIDADRLRLAVERAITEKPEAEVLIVADTQSATGTVIEVMDACRLAGARAISMAAGIPEQQ, translated from the coding sequence ATGCTCAATATTTCAGCGGCCCGGCGGGCCGGAAAAAGAGGGGTGGAACTCAACATGGCGCCCCTGATCGACATGATTTTTATCCTGTTGATCTTTTTCCTGGTGACCACCAGTTTTGTCCAGGAGACCGGGCTGGACATTGACAAGCCGTCCGCCGCCACCGCCGTTGTCCGGGAAAGCGCTGACCTGGTGATCGGCATTACCCGTGAGAACCGGATTTTTATGGGCAGACGGGAGATTGACGCGGACCGCCTGCGCCTGGCCGTGGAACGGGCGATCACGGAAAAGCCCGAAGCCGAGGTGTTGATCGTGGCCGACACCCAGAGCGCCACCGGCACGGTGATCGAGGTGATGGATGCCTGCCGGCTGGCCGGGGCCAGGGCCATATCCATGGCCGCGGGCATACCGGAACAGCAATGA
- a CDS encoding sensor domain-containing diguanylate cyclase yields the protein MEDAIQSAQAPANELEDLKARYEKLVEINSSLNERVLELYTLYNVSRTLSTSLHVADLFEVVMGLIGEALNVDQYCLMFLDDELQKLQIRASHGIPETVVMHGEIKVTAGVSGRVVSGGHPVLIDDISKESDFFYFPGSGIKQGSYLGVPLKNQEGVIIGVLNAHKPMVNGFSKNDLRLFAAVAENVAIAVSNAMTLQQTRELIRKDELTGLYNRRYFFERFEREVYRSRRYGRTISLMMIDIDHFKEYNDSYGHLRGDRVLKTISRIFESSLRKIDVVARYGGEEFLVLLPETSRENAIRVAEKLRQAVEKVDFNEDAPNLGPCALTITIGVSAIPDDANEPILALDLADKALYMGKAQGRNQVCSKVPKETV from the coding sequence ATGGAAGACGCCATTCAGTCCGCGCAAGCCCCGGCCAATGAGCTGGAAGACCTGAAAGCCCGGTATGAAAAGCTGGTGGAGATCAACAGCAGCTTGAACGAACGGGTGCTGGAGCTTTACACGCTTTACAACGTGAGCCGGACCCTGAGCACATCCCTGCACGTGGCCGACCTGTTTGAGGTGGTCATGGGCCTGATCGGCGAGGCCCTTAACGTGGACCAGTACTGCCTGATGTTTCTGGATGACGAGCTTCAGAAACTTCAGATCCGCGCCAGTCACGGCATTCCGGAAACGGTGGTCATGCATGGCGAAATCAAGGTCACGGCCGGGGTTTCCGGAAGAGTGGTGTCCGGCGGACACCCTGTGTTGATTGATGACATCAGCAAGGAAAGCGATTTTTTCTATTTTCCCGGCAGCGGCATAAAGCAGGGCAGTTACCTGGGCGTGCCCCTGAAAAACCAGGAAGGTGTTATCATCGGCGTTCTCAACGCGCATAAACCCATGGTCAACGGGTTTTCAAAAAACGACCTGCGGCTTTTTGCCGCGGTGGCGGAAAACGTGGCCATTGCGGTCAGCAACGCCATGACCCTGCAGCAGACCCGGGAACTGATTCGAAAAGATGAGCTGACCGGCCTGTACAACCGCCGCTATTTTTTCGAACGGTTCGAGCGGGAGGTCTACCGGTCCCGGCGTTACGGCCGTACCATCTCCCTTATGATGATCGATATCGATCACTTCAAGGAGTACAACGACAGCTACGGTCACCTTCGGGGGGACCGGGTGTTGAAGACCATTTCCCGTATTTTTGAGTCCAGCCTGCGAAAGATTGACGTGGTGGCCCGTTACGGGGGCGAGGAGTTCCTGGTGCTGCTGCCGGAGACCAGCCGGGAGAACGCCATTCGTGTGGCGGAAAAACTGCGCCAGGCCGTGGAAAAGGTCGACTTCAACGAAGACGCCCCCAACCTGGGCCCTTGTGCCCTGACCATCACCATCGGTGTTTCAGCGATCCCCGACGATGCCAACGAGCCGATTCTGGCCCTGGACCTGGCCGACAAGGCCCTTTACATGGGCAAGGCCCAGGGTCGCAACCAGGTGTGCAGCAAGGTGCCAAAAGAGACTGTCTGA
- a CDS encoding B12-binding domain-containing radical SAM protein, with the protein MPVMKCGPLRPIQRVMLIFPPFFDVKHVFDPMVCPPLGIASLAAYIRDRVDVAILDCVAEAPGQREPEGDLYERVGLSWDQILDCIRAFAPDMVGISCLFSNQFACVRVLSEKIKREIDPDMVVVAGGTHPSFLAEQTLLKTAVDYVVLGEGELGLAGILDAHNRGERVEEIDGIAFRGENGAIRVNQRTTWIENLDDLPLPARDLLPMEAYFKAGKPMAYHWRKRRNTPIVSSRGCPFGCPFCSSYLHWGKRFRTRSAENVLAEIAHLKSRYDIQELKWQDDNLTADRKRAMAIFRGMVDRGLTMPWNTPNGIALWTIDDELMGLMKQSGCYQITLAVESGDPDTFAAYVKKPFSLDRAREVARLAKKHGISTVAYFIIGFPGETLEQVQRSMRFGLDLGVDYLVPFVFNPLPGSDLWRTCVESGRITEDYAYEKGNHYHQARLNVAAFDARELELIQRRTYLRNLLRMPLRNPKEFAAWYGRQLFFQPDFLALFAANIMDTGKLLFQKAMGRPAGTSSS; encoded by the coding sequence ATGCCGGTGATGAAATGCGGCCCCCTGCGTCCCATTCAGCGGGTGATGCTGATTTTTCCGCCTTTTTTTGACGTAAAACATGTATTTGATCCCATGGTGTGCCCGCCCCTTGGCATTGCCTCCCTGGCCGCCTATATTCGGGACCGGGTGGATGTGGCGATTCTCGACTGCGTGGCAGAGGCCCCCGGCCAGCGCGAGCCGGAAGGTGACCTCTATGAGCGGGTGGGGCTCTCCTGGGATCAGATTTTAGATTGTATTCGGGCGTTTGCTCCCGACATGGTGGGCATCTCCTGCCTGTTTTCCAACCAGTTTGCCTGTGTCCGGGTGTTGAGCGAAAAGATAAAGCGGGAGATTGACCCGGACATGGTGGTGGTTGCCGGCGGCACCCACCCCTCTTTTCTGGCTGAGCAGACCCTTTTGAAAACAGCGGTGGACTACGTGGTGCTGGGTGAAGGGGAACTCGGGCTGGCCGGTATTCTCGACGCCCACAACCGGGGCGAACGAGTTGAAGAGATTGACGGTATCGCCTTTCGTGGCGAGAACGGCGCGATTCGCGTAAACCAGCGGACTACCTGGATCGAGAATCTTGATGATCTCCCCCTGCCGGCCCGGGACCTGCTGCCCATGGAGGCCTATTTCAAAGCCGGCAAGCCCATGGCCTACCATTGGCGAAAGCGGCGCAACACCCCGATTGTCTCCAGCCGGGGGTGTCCCTTTGGCTGCCCGTTCTGCTCCTCCTATCTTCACTGGGGAAAGCGGTTCCGCACCCGGTCTGCTGAAAACGTTCTGGCGGAAATCGCCCACCTGAAAAGCCGATACGATATTCAGGAACTCAAGTGGCAGGACGACAACCTCACCGCCGACCGGAAACGGGCCATGGCGATTTTTCGCGGCATGGTCGACCGTGGCCTTACCATGCCATGGAACACGCCCAACGGCATCGCCCTGTGGACCATCGACGATGAGCTGATGGGCCTGATGAAACAGAGCGGCTGCTACCAGATCACCCTGGCTGTGGAGTCCGGAGATCCGGACACCTTTGCCGCTTACGTGAAAAAGCCCTTTTCCCTGGACAGGGCCAGAGAGGTGGCCCGCCTGGCGAAAAAACACGGCATATCCACAGTGGCCTATTTTATTATCGGATTTCCCGGCGAGACCCTGGAGCAGGTCCAGCGTTCCATGCGGTTCGGCCTGGACCTGGGCGTGGACTACCTGGTGCCGTTTGTGTTCAACCCGCTGCCCGGCTCTGATCTGTGGCGAACCTGCGTTGAAAGCGGGCGGATCACCGAGGATTACGCCTATGAAAAGGGCAACCACTACCACCAGGCCCGGCTCAACGTGGCCGCGTTTGACGCCAGGGAACTGGAGTTGATTCAGCGGCGCACCTATTTGCGGAACCTGCTGCGCATGCCCCTGCGGAATCCAAAGGAATTCGCGGCCTGGTACGGACGCCAGCTTTTTTTCCAGCCCGACTTTCTGGCCCTTTTTGCGGCCAACATCATGGACACCGGAAAGCTGCTTTTTCAGAAGGCCATGGGCCGGCCGGCCGGCACTTCCTCCTCCTGA
- a CDS encoding PilZ domain-containing protein, with translation MTYSRIHDDTVVRLPASPAEPAFTAKNAAFQGTHRPVILHTRRTYPRGYRQAHIRYAVADTPDFHNAVLINESTGGLCFEADTRLTPGTMIRVQLGPLPQAGHEMMIYLAEVRWCRREKTMQSKPFTVGARFLTALVQ, from the coding sequence ATGACCTATTCCCGCATCCATGACGACACCGTTGTCCGGCTTCCCGCGTCCCCGGCCGAACCGGCATTTACCGCAAAAAACGCGGCATTCCAGGGCACTCATCGGCCCGTCATCCTCCATACCCGACGGACCTATCCCCGGGGATATCGACAGGCCCACATTCGATACGCCGTTGCCGACACTCCTGATTTTCACAACGCGGTCCTGATCAACGAAAGCACCGGCGGGCTCTGTTTTGAGGCCGACACCCGGCTGACGCCGGGCACGATGATCCGGGTGCAACTGGGCCCCCTGCCCCAGGCCGGCCATGAAATGATGATTTACCTGGCCGAAGTTCGTTGGTGCAGACGGGAAAAGACCATGCAGTCAAAACCCTTTACCGTTGGTGCCCGTTTTCTGACCGCCCTTGTCCAGTAG
- a CDS encoding EFR1 family ferrodoxin (N-terminal region resembles flavodoxins. C-terminal ferrodoxin region binds two 4Fe-4S clusters.) produces MNQQTVYIVYFSPAGTTRMVAQALAHEASTAGYPVVSLDLASRSTDVKVVQSRISKGDILFAGTPVYANHPVPVVMDFLAGLSETEGAYAAPFVTFGAVSSGVALREMATMAKEKKMTVLGGIKVAARHSMLWQSDAPLGKGRPDEKDMAEVARFAQAVMGKASADGKAGPLPEDALNYQRQEVQEAAKAAGLHVIKPMLLPFDVNIDACTQCGLCVENCPTANITLEEGPVFADRCVVCFNCVRVCEPGAISSKVLPFIEADLHKRLDFFREPAETVAFV; encoded by the coding sequence ATGAACCAGCAAACGGTTTACATTGTCTATTTTTCTCCGGCCGGCACTACGCGGATGGTGGCCCAGGCCCTGGCCCACGAGGCCTCTACCGCCGGATATCCAGTGGTGAGCCTGGACCTGGCGTCCAGGAGCACTGATGTAAAAGTGGTACAGTCCCGGATCAGTAAAGGGGATATCCTGTTTGCCGGGACACCTGTTTATGCCAACCATCCGGTGCCGGTGGTGATGGATTTTCTGGCAGGCCTTTCTGAAACAGAAGGCGCGTATGCCGCGCCCTTTGTCACATTCGGCGCAGTCTCCAGCGGTGTGGCCCTGCGGGAGATGGCCACAATGGCAAAAGAAAAGAAAATGACCGTGCTGGGCGGGATCAAGGTGGCGGCCCGGCACTCCATGCTGTGGCAGTCTGACGCGCCCCTGGGCAAGGGCCGTCCCGATGAAAAAGACATGGCCGAGGTGGCCCGGTTTGCCCAGGCCGTTATGGGCAAGGCATCCGCGGACGGTAAAGCCGGGCCGTTACCGGAGGACGCGTTGAACTATCAGCGGCAGGAAGTTCAGGAAGCGGCAAAGGCAGCGGGGCTGCACGTGATAAAACCCATGCTGCTTCCTTTTGACGTAAACATCGATGCCTGCACCCAGTGCGGCCTGTGCGTGGAAAACTGTCCCACGGCCAACATCACCCTGGAGGAGGGGCCGGTGTTTGCCGACCGGTGCGTGGTCTGCTTCAACTGCGTCCGGGTGTGCGAACCCGGTGCCATCAGCAGCAAAGTGCTGCCCTTTATCGAAGCCGACCTGCACAAGCGGTTGGACTTTTTCAGGGAGCCGGCCGAAACCGTGGCGTTTGTCTGA